A genomic stretch from Thermodesulfovibrionales bacterium includes:
- a CDS encoding pirin family protein, which yields MGHRIVIRKPESIFQIDGEIENGSFHGRWHFSFDEYRDPEYDRFGTLRVFNDDTLSPGAVWPLHPHREIEVVTYCAGGEFRHADEHGRGGVLKKGWVQHTTVGSGMYHSEINNRSDIPMRFIQMWFFPSRKALKPSVEQKAVEKEERKGRLLPLVSNVHHDSLRIHSDAEVYSCFLPKGRAVRHPVRQSRGAYLYVLEGGRVRIDGSVITALGAAKVKGMTEIEIAADDDTELLLVDVFLL from the coding sequence ATGGGACACCGGATCGTTATTCGCAAACCGGAAAGTATATTCCAGATCGACGGCGAGATCGAGAACGGTTCATTTCACGGGCGCTGGCACTTTTCCTTTGATGAGTACCGTGACCCTGAGTATGATCGCTTCGGGACCCTTCGGGTATTTAATGATGACACCCTTTCCCCGGGCGCTGTCTGGCCTCTCCACCCGCATCGTGAGATTGAGGTCGTTACTTATTGCGCCGGCGGAGAGTTCCGTCACGCCGATGAGCACGGCAGAGGCGGGGTCCTCAAGAAAGGATGGGTGCAGCACACAACCGTCGGCAGCGGTATGTATCACTCGGAGATAAACAACAGATCCGATATCCCCATGAGGTTCATCCAGATGTGGTTTTTCCCTTCAAGGAAAGCCCTCAAACCATCAGTCGAACAAAAGGCCGTTGAAAAAGAAGAACGGAAGGGCAGGCTTCTCCCCCTGGTCTCAAATGTTCATCATGATAGCCTCCGCATTCATTCAGACGCCGAGGTTTATTCCTGTTTCTTGCCAAAGGGCAGGGCTGTGCGCCATCCTGTCCGGCAAAGTCGGGGCGCCTATCTCTATGTTCTTGAGGGAGGGCGTGTCCGGATCGATGGCTCTGTCATCACTGCCCTCGGCGCAGCAAAGGTGAAAGGGATGACGGAGATAGAGATAGCTGCTGATGATGACACAGAATTGCTTCTCGTCGACGTCTTTCTCCTATGA
- the sfsA gene encoding DNA/RNA nuclease SfsA has protein sequence MTKDDELRIFGGLQEAFFLRRPNRFIVECMVGKRKKRAYLPNPGRLWELLFPGVKLFLSDDGSSHERRTAYTVAAVEKEGVPVMLHTHETNTVARWLIERNMVPGLEGYRIVRPEVACGKSRFDFLLEKGGDELMLEVKSCTLFKGELAMFPDAATERGRRHLMELAELASKGKRSGVLFIVHSPSARYFMPEYHTDLPFSQTLFELRKEIFIKAVGVEWRDDLTPEDEAKELRIPWNLIGKEARDCGNYILILHLKRGKGVAVGGLGVTTFQRGYYLYIGSAKKNLTQRIKRHKSRRKRLFWHVDYLREKADFVAALPIRSSLQRECEIARALREISDWTVPRFGSSDCLCESHLFGMAGSPVLSPRFIKLLQYFRMDCIAEELKGPFLSNGFHAVCCPEDFLV, from the coding sequence ATGACGAAGGACGATGAACTGAGAATCTTTGGAGGGCTCCAGGAAGCCTTCTTCCTGAGACGGCCGAACAGGTTCATTGTCGAATGCATGGTAGGGAAGAGGAAGAAACGGGCCTATCTTCCGAATCCCGGAAGGCTCTGGGAATTGCTCTTCCCTGGTGTGAAGCTCTTCCTCTCAGATGATGGCTCCTCGCATGAGAGGCGTACGGCGTATACCGTTGCCGCTGTCGAAAAGGAAGGGGTTCCCGTCATGCTCCATACCCATGAGACGAACACCGTTGCCCGGTGGCTCATAGAGCGAAACATGGTGCCCGGTCTCGAAGGATACCGTATAGTCAGGCCTGAGGTCGCTTGCGGAAAGAGCAGATTTGATTTCCTTCTGGAGAAAGGGGGAGACGAATTGATGCTTGAGGTAAAGTCCTGCACTCTTTTCAAAGGCGAGCTTGCGATGTTTCCTGATGCAGCCACGGAGCGCGGCAGGAGACATCTCATGGAGCTTGCCGAACTGGCAAGCAAGGGGAAGAGAAGCGGGGTCTTATTTATTGTTCACTCGCCTTCTGCCCGGTACTTTATGCCTGAGTATCATACCGATCTTCCCTTTTCACAGACCCTCTTCGAACTCAGGAAGGAGATCTTTATCAAGGCCGTCGGCGTCGAATGGAGGGATGACCTCACTCCTGAGGATGAGGCGAAGGAACTCAGGATCCCCTGGAATCTCATCGGGAAGGAGGCCCGTGATTGCGGAAATTACATCCTCATTCTTCATCTGAAAAGGGGCAAGGGGGTGGCAGTCGGAGGACTTGGAGTAACGACATTTCAGAGAGGGTATTATCTCTATATCGGTTCGGCAAAAAAGAACCTCACGCAGCGAATCAAGAGACATAAGTCGAGGAGGAAGAGGCTCTTCTGGCATGTCGATTATCTGAGAGAAAAGGCTGATTTTGTCGCTGCCCTTCCTATCAGATCGAGCCTTCAGCGTGAATGCGAAATAGCGAGGGCATTAAGGGAGATCTCGGACTGGACAGTTCCGAGATTCGGTTCTTCAGACTGTCTCTGTGAGAGCCATCTTTTCGGTATGGCCGGGAGTCCGGTCTTGTCACCACGATTCATAAAGCTCCTTCAGTACTTCAGGATGGACTGCATCGCTGAAGAATTGAAAGGGCCGTTCCTGAGCAACGGATTTCACGCGGTGTGCTGCCCCGAGGATTTCCTGGTATAA
- a CDS encoding MFS transporter yields MGLRKILRISVMSGVLGQIFSTLSGSGSAFLTRFAIMLNATPLHFAILSAISQVSQVFQPIGSLITRRRTKRKSVVLTLQFIGCGIALTYGVLPFIFPPENAIRIFLLLFFVSIALLSPASNVWIGWISDVVPLRVRGSFFSALYQYGMLTAVGVSYGFSFFIDRFSSEGGKDYHSQASTFFKVENLPLAFAIMFVAAVVTAFSGLGVLARLPEKKKKIEEESTVGMFFLPMKDNNFRRFLLYSCWWTLAVGIGAPFWQPFMLQKLHMTLFEVQIYGSINMVASILVFRFWGRLIDAYGNRTAMRLVILLGGFNPMVWLFVTPHNYPVLYLEAITSGVMWAGAGLVATNFVLSIAPEDRKQLYSGVSGAFSGLAMMTTMLGSGVFLPQNLSIGNISLEPEQVLFGLTGIARWSAQIPLSSIREPKAKTVREAIAFFIREIKSRITK; encoded by the coding sequence ATGGGACTTAGAAAGATTCTTCGGATATCTGTGATGTCTGGGGTTTTGGGTCAGATCTTTAGTACTCTCTCTGGATCGGGATCGGCGTTTCTTACTAGATTTGCGATTATGCTCAATGCCACACCTCTTCACTTCGCCATACTGTCAGCGATAAGCCAGGTTTCACAGGTCTTCCAGCCGATTGGCTCATTGATTACAAGAAGGCGCACAAAAAGAAAAAGCGTCGTGCTCACGCTTCAGTTCATCGGGTGTGGGATAGCACTAACGTATGGAGTACTGCCATTTATTTTTCCTCCCGAGAACGCGATTCGCATTTTTCTCCTTCTCTTCTTTGTCAGTATCGCCCTCCTGTCTCCTGCGAGCAATGTGTGGATAGGATGGATATCAGACGTCGTCCCTCTGAGGGTCAGGGGATCCTTTTTCTCGGCCCTTTATCAGTATGGGATGCTGACCGCAGTCGGAGTGAGTTATGGATTTAGCTTCTTTATTGATCGTTTTAGCTCTGAAGGCGGGAAGGACTACCACTCACAGGCGTCTACTTTTTTTAAGGTGGAAAATTTGCCGCTGGCATTTGCCATTATGTTTGTTGCAGCTGTCGTAACTGCTTTCTCTGGGTTGGGTGTCCTTGCACGATTGCCTGAGAAGAAAAAGAAAATCGAAGAGGAAAGCACCGTGGGGATGTTCTTTCTTCCAATGAAGGACAACAACTTCAGAAGGTTTCTCCTCTATAGCTGTTGGTGGACGCTCGCAGTTGGTATAGGCGCCCCGTTTTGGCAACCCTTCATGTTGCAGAAACTGCACATGACGCTTTTCGAGGTTCAGATTTACGGCAGTATAAACATGGTAGCGTCAATACTGGTTTTCCGATTCTGGGGAAGGCTGATTGACGCCTACGGTAATAGGACAGCTATGCGATTGGTTATCCTGCTTGGAGGATTTAACCCAATGGTATGGCTCTTTGTCACACCTCACAACTATCCGGTTTTGTATCTGGAGGCGATAACGTCGGGAGTCATGTGGGCAGGAGCAGGTTTGGTTGCGACGAACTTTGTTCTCTCAATAGCTCCAGAAGACAGAAAGCAGCTTTATTCCGGAGTATCGGGGGCATTTTCTGGCCTAGCAATGATGACGACAATGCTCGGTTCGGGTGTCTTCCTCCCGCAGAACCTTAGCATTGGGAACATCAGTTTAGAACCCGAGCAGGTGCTTTTTGGGCTGACCGGCATAGCACGATGGAGTGCTCAGATACCCCTTTCGTCGATTCGCGAACCGAAGGCTAAGACAGTCAGGGAGGCAATCGCCTTCTTCATTCGGGAGATTAAGTCGAGGATCACGAAATAA